A section of the Rhizobium sp. BG4 genome encodes:
- a CDS encoding mechanosensitive ion channel domain-containing protein produces MEQATDVIVATRTALSQASALAVQYSFSILGAIILLIVGWAMASFVSRWAYEGISRVRGIDETLARFFTNVLRYALLILVFITVLGQFGVQTASIIAALGAAGLAIGLALQGTLQNIAAGIMLLILRPFRVGEYIETSSISGTVREIGLFATEFKTGDGLYRLAPNSILWNTPITNYSREPTRQNELKVTVAYADDIDAAMDRLLSISKQDSRVLKSPAPAVFIDTLGGATLGLTLRYWAKTGDWWALSRDMVKRVKLSFDEGGHLIPVSAANGNAVPEPEPEEAQKPARRRASSKDQTTRQ; encoded by the coding sequence ATGGAACAGGCAACAGACGTCATCGTAGCAACCCGGACAGCACTCAGCCAGGCAAGCGCGCTTGCCGTCCAGTATTCCTTCTCGATCCTTGGCGCGATCATTCTCCTCATCGTCGGATGGGCGATGGCGAGCTTCGTCAGCCGCTGGGCCTATGAGGGGATTTCGCGGGTGCGGGGCATCGACGAAACGCTGGCGCGCTTCTTCACCAACGTCCTGCGCTACGCTCTCCTCATCCTCGTCTTCATCACCGTGCTCGGCCAGTTCGGGGTGCAGACGGCCTCGATCATCGCCGCTCTCGGCGCTGCCGGCCTGGCGATCGGCCTGGCGCTGCAGGGGACGCTGCAGAATATCGCGGCCGGCATCATGCTGTTGATCCTGCGGCCTTTCCGGGTCGGCGAATATATCGAGACCAGCAGTATTTCGGGCACGGTGCGCGAGATCGGCCTCTTCGCCACCGAGTTCAAGACCGGCGACGGGCTCTACCGGCTGGCGCCGAACTCGATCCTCTGGAACACGCCGATCACCAATTACAGCCGCGAACCGACCCGGCAGAACGAACTGAAGGTAACGGTCGCCTATGCCGACGACATCGACGCGGCGATGGACCGGCTGCTGTCGATCAGCAAACAGGATTCGCGCGTGCTGAAATCGCCGGCGCCGGCCGTGTTCATCGATACGCTCGGCGGCGCGACGCTCGGGCTGACGCTGCGTTACTGGGCCAAGACCGGTGACTGGTGGGCGCTGAGCCGCGACATGGTCAAACGCGTCAAGCTGAGCTTCGACGAAGGCGGCCACCTGATCCCGGTCTCCGCCGCCAATGGCAATGCGGTTCCGGAACCCGAGCCGGAGGAAGCGCAGAAACCGGCCCGCCGCCGCGCCTCCTCCAAGGATCAGACGACGCGTCAGTGA
- a CDS encoding superoxide dismutase family protein has protein sequence MKKTIALAAFAFAAAAFAVNAQDKQTATANFVDAKGKETGRATLTAAANGGVFIEAEIAGLPANKWVAFHVHETGKCDPATHHESAGKHFNPTKAEHGFLAAKGPHAGDLPNQYVGQDGILRAQVFDSMVSLDGKEDGIRGRALMIHANSDDYRSQPAGDAGERLACGVIE, from the coding sequence ATGAAAAAGACAATCGCGCTCGCGGCCTTCGCCTTCGCCGCGGCGGCCTTTGCCGTCAATGCGCAGGACAAGCAGACGGCGACCGCCAATTTCGTCGATGCCAAGGGCAAGGAAACCGGCCGGGCGACGCTGACGGCAGCCGCCAATGGCGGCGTCTTCATCGAGGCCGAGATTGCAGGTCTCCCGGCCAACAAATGGGTCGCCTTCCACGTTCACGAAACCGGCAAGTGCGATCCGGCAACGCACCACGAATCGGCCGGCAAGCACTTCAACCCGACCAAGGCCGAGCACGGCTTCCTGGCGGCCAAGGGTCCCCATGCCGGCGACCTGCCGAACCAGTATGTCGGCCAGGACGGCATCCTGCGCGCCCAGGTCTTCGACAGCATGGTGAGCCTCGACGGCAAGGAAGACGGCATCCGCGGCCGGGCGCTGATGATCCACGCCAATTCCGACGACTACCGCAGCCAGCCGGCGGGTGATGCGGGTGAGCGGCTGGCTTGTGGAGTGATCGAGTAG
- a CDS encoding HD domain-containing protein produces the protein MHQAEAFAPFESLAAELIPFATEGDDGSHDLAHVLRVFKNAMRIQKNEGGDARILAAAVLLHDCVAVEKSSPLRSKASALAAQKASGILQKMGWTAEDIAAVAHAITAHSFSANVTPETLEAKMLQDADRLDAIGAVGAARCFYIAGRMVSGLYDPFDPDARERPLDDKRYAIDHFQTKLFKLADGFQTEAGRALAAERDKRLRDFLADFMDEI, from the coding sequence ATGCATCAGGCCGAAGCCTTTGCCCCCTTCGAAAGCCTTGCGGCAGAGCTTATTCCATTCGCCACGGAAGGCGACGACGGTTCGCACGATCTGGCGCATGTGCTGCGCGTCTTCAAGAACGCCATGCGTATCCAGAAGAACGAAGGCGGTGACGCCCGGATCCTGGCAGCCGCCGTGCTGCTGCACGATTGCGTCGCCGTCGAGAAAAGCTCGCCGCTGCGTTCCAAGGCATCGGCGCTCGCCGCCCAGAAGGCATCGGGGATCCTGCAGAAAATGGGCTGGACGGCAGAGGATATCGCCGCCGTCGCCCATGCGATCACCGCGCACAGCTTCTCCGCCAATGTGACGCCCGAGACGCTCGAGGCGAAGATGCTGCAGGATGCCGACCGGCTGGACGCGATCGGCGCCGTCGGCGCGGCGCGCTGTTTCTACATTGCCGGGCGCATGGTCTCGGGGCTCTACGATCCCTTCGATCCCGATGCCAGGGAGCGCCCGCTCGACGACAAGCGCTATGCCATTGACCACTTCCAGACAAAGCTGTTCAAACTGGCCGACGGCTTCCAGACGGAAGCAGGCCGCGCGCTTGCAGCCGAGCGCGACAAGCGGCTTCGCGATTTCCTCGCGGATTTCATGGACGAGATTTAG
- a CDS encoding MOSC domain-containing protein, with translation MRISDLFIYPLKSARGIAIPFSDIDAFGLPGDRRAMITDAQGHFITQRELQDLARIEVRPEASAFRLLMDGKGEIAVPPLQPGRRMDVSVWKEPVNAAVADDDSNRRLSEWLGREVKLVFFDGEAKRIASTEWAGGETPVTFADGYQILVTTTGSLKALNADLAAHGEGAVGMERFRPNIVVDIDEPWPEDRWAAIEINGIRFDLVKPCARCIMTTQDQQTGSRDVPNPMPAMGRLRMSADRRVPGPLFGWNVTPRGSGKIAVGDTVTVLEQRAEGWPLKVRNRA, from the coding sequence ATGCGCATCAGCGATCTTTTCATCTATCCGCTCAAGAGCGCACGCGGCATTGCCATCCCCTTCTCCGATATCGACGCTTTCGGCCTGCCGGGCGATCGCCGGGCGATGATCACCGATGCTCAGGGGCATTTCATCACCCAGCGCGAATTGCAGGATCTGGCCCGCATCGAGGTGCGCCCGGAAGCGTCCGCTTTCCGCCTGTTGATGGATGGCAAGGGCGAGATCGCCGTGCCGCCGCTGCAGCCTGGCCGGCGCATGGATGTGTCGGTCTGGAAAGAGCCGGTGAACGCCGCCGTTGCCGATGACGACAGCAACCGCCGTCTCTCCGAATGGCTGGGGCGCGAGGTGAAGCTGGTGTTCTTCGACGGCGAGGCGAAGCGCATCGCCAGCACCGAATGGGCGGGCGGCGAAACGCCCGTGACTTTTGCCGACGGCTATCAGATCCTGGTGACGACGACCGGTTCGCTGAAGGCGCTGAATGCCGATCTTGCGGCCCACGGCGAAGGCGCCGTCGGCATGGAGCGGTTCCGCCCGAATATCGTCGTCGACATCGACGAGCCCTGGCCGGAGGATCGCTGGGCGGCGATCGAGATCAACGGCATCCGCTTCGATCTCGTCAAACCCTGCGCCCGCTGCATCATGACCACGCAGGACCAGCAGACGGGCTCGCGCGATGTGCCAAACCCGATGCCCGCCATGGGGCGCCTGCGCATGTCGGCGGACCGGCGCGTGCCCGGCCCGCTCTTCGGCTGGAACGTGACGCCGCGCGGCAGCGGCAAGATCGCCGTCGGCGACACCGTCACCGTGCTCGAGCAACGTGCCGAGGGCTGGCCGCTGAAGGTGCGCAACCGCGCCTAA
- a CDS encoding aldo/keto reductase — protein MLTKPDNATTITLWNGREIPRLGMGCWAIGGPFYAGDVPLGWGEVDDAESLRAIARAVDLGIRFFDTASNYGAGHSEEIVGRAIGNRDDIVIATKFGHATDEKTRQATGAFADPAFIRASAETSLRRLRRERLDLLQFHLNDFPPEASDEVFDTLERLKAEGKVYAFGWSTDYTDRAARHVHRNGFVSIQHTMNVFEPVPDMIDVVEKNGLISINRGPLAMGLLSGKFTPGKTVGEKDVRGASLDWMVYFKDGKIAPEFAARLEAVRNLLTDGGRTLTQGALAWLWARSPRTLPIPGFRTVAQVEENAGALAKGPLPVDVMNEIDRALAGL, from the coding sequence ATGCTGACGAAACCCGACAACGCGACGACGATCACGCTATGGAACGGCCGCGAGATCCCGCGCCTCGGCATGGGGTGCTGGGCGATCGGCGGTCCCTTCTATGCCGGCGATGTGCCGCTCGGCTGGGGCGAGGTCGATGACGCCGAATCGCTCCGCGCCATCGCGCGCGCCGTCGATCTCGGCATCCGCTTTTTCGATACCGCATCGAATTACGGGGCAGGGCATTCCGAGGAGATCGTCGGCCGTGCCATCGGCAATCGCGACGACATCGTCATCGCCACCAAGTTCGGCCACGCGACCGACGAGAAGACCAGGCAGGCGACCGGCGCCTTTGCCGATCCGGCCTTCATCCGCGCTTCGGCCGAGACATCGCTCCGCCGCCTGCGCCGCGAGCGGCTGGATCTCCTGCAGTTCCATCTCAACGACTTCCCGCCGGAAGCATCCGACGAGGTCTTCGACACGCTGGAGCGATTGAAGGCAGAGGGCAAGGTCTATGCTTTCGGCTGGAGCACCGACTACACGGACCGCGCCGCCCGCCATGTCCATCGCAACGGTTTCGTCTCGATCCAGCATACGATGAATGTCTTCGAGCCGGTGCCCGACATGATCGATGTCGTCGAGAAGAACGGCCTGATCTCGATCAATCGCGGCCCGCTCGCCATGGGTCTGCTCAGCGGCAAGTTCACGCCGGGCAAGACGGTTGGCGAGAAGGATGTCCGCGGTGCCAGCCTCGACTGGATGGTCTATTTCAAGGATGGCAAGATCGCGCCGGAATTCGCCGCCCGCCTGGAGGCCGTCCGTAACCTGCTGACCGATGGCGGCCGCACGCTGACGCAGGGCGCGCTCGCCTGGCTTTGGGCACGCTCGCCGCGCACGCTGCCGATCCCCGGCTTCCGCACGGTGGCGCAGGTCGAGGAAAATGCCGGCGCTCTGGCGAAAGGGCCGCTGCCCGTAGATGTGATGAACGAGATCGACCGGGCGCTTGCTGGCCTTTAG
- the recO gene encoding DNA repair protein RecO, which produces MQWQGNAIVLGVKRHGETSVIAEVMTRDRGRHLGLVRSGRSRSMQPVLQPGNEVDVIWRARLDEHLGEFRIEPLQLRAARLMESATAVYGVQAMGALLRLLPERDPHPHLYDALEVILDNLHNPTDAGELFVRFELAVLNDLGYGIDLTECAATGVRNDLAYVSPKSGRAVCRAAGKPYADKMLVLPTFLSEEGNHAADYDSLLAGFRLTSFFLHRHVYEPRGIDAVSARDGFIQAALKALDPSLRALPPGAAHPLAAGGKLPA; this is translated from the coding sequence ATGCAGTGGCAAGGCAATGCAATCGTTCTGGGCGTGAAGCGCCACGGCGAGACAAGCGTCATCGCCGAAGTGATGACGCGCGACCGCGGCCGCCATCTCGGCCTCGTGCGCTCCGGCCGTTCGCGCAGCATGCAGCCGGTGCTGCAGCCGGGCAACGAGGTCGACGTCATCTGGCGCGCCCGCCTCGACGAGCATCTCGGCGAATTCCGCATCGAGCCGCTGCAACTGCGCGCGGCGAGATTGATGGAGAGCGCCACCGCCGTTTACGGCGTGCAGGCGATGGGCGCGCTGCTGCGGCTGCTGCCGGAGCGCGACCCGCATCCGCATCTCTACGATGCGCTCGAAGTCATCCTCGACAATCTCCACAATCCGACCGATGCCGGCGAGCTCTTCGTCCGCTTCGAGCTCGCGGTGCTGAACGACCTCGGCTACGGCATCGACCTCACCGAATGCGCCGCCACGGGGGTGCGTAACGATCTCGCCTATGTCTCGCCGAAATCCGGCCGCGCCGTCTGCCGCGCGGCGGGCAAGCCCTATGCCGACAAGATGCTGGTCCTGCCGACCTTCCTGTCGGAGGAGGGCAATCACGCCGCCGATTACGACAGCCTGCTCGCCGGTTTCCGGCTCACCAGCTTCTTCCTGCACCGCCATGTCTACGAGCCGCGCGGCATCGATGCCGTCTCGGCCCGCGATGGCTTTATCCAGGCGGCCCTGAAGGCACTCGACCCCTCCCTCAGGGCGCTGCCACCCGGTGCGGCGCATCCCCTCGCGGCAGGCGGCAAGCTGCCGGCCTGA